A single region of the Ziziphus jujuba cultivar Dongzao chromosome 10, ASM3175591v1 genome encodes:
- the LOC125418314 gene encoding uncharacterized protein LOC125418314 yields the protein MDDQKAFSSSMDDQKALSSSMDDQQATSFSMDNQQISSSPLDGQQEDIPQPYDESWFDLANSCGKEFELPNVSDPMSLDWSVNSNNLLVSPFQRLDIPCVLDDVFLLEIAGPSSAGNQLISLPLIEMVPSVTNTSSAIDQQVDLALSAMEKLVILLHPTDLGLVQMDTSMMVQNTFRTPKR from the exons ATGGATGACCAGAAAGCTTTCTCTTCATCTATGGATGACCAGAAGGCTCTCTCGTCATCTATGGATGATCAACAAGCTACCTCTTTTTCCATGGATAACCAACAaatttcctcttctcctctggATGGTCAACAAGAAGACATTCCTCAACCATATGATGAATCGTGGTTTGACCTGGCCAATTCATGTGGAAAAGAATTTGAACTTCCAAATGTATCTGATCCAATGAGTCTAGATTGGAGCGTTAACAGCAACAACTTGCTAGTCTCACCATTCCAACGACTTGATATTCCTTGTGTACTGGATGATGTTTTTCTATTGGAGATAGCAGGTCCATCTTCTGCAGGAAATCAGTTGATTTCTTTACCCCTGATTGAGATGGTACCTTCAGTCACAAATACCTCTTCAGCAATTGATCAACAAG TGGATCTTGCATTATCAGCAATGGAGAAGTTGGTGATCCTGTTACATCCTACAGACTTGGGTTTAGTGCAAATGGATACGAGCATGATGGTTCAGAACACCTTCAGAACTCCAAAG CGATAG
- the LOC125421218 gene encoding uncharacterized protein LOC125421218: MEAGGSSNDNRWGESRRTWSRGEEEALLVLLDEAVASGQRCDTGAFKPGTLNMIERQLAEMCPNSGLRATPHIESKLKKWKKQYGIIYDMLNKSGFGWNDTLKCVEIDSDDAWKAYVQSNPSAKSWRDKPFPIYERLANIFGKDRATGHGAQTPIDLVNDINMEPDNDQFDDVGSPMSMNQTHSQLPTQSQLRGKRKAQSKDVDIVSGLNNVADKFIDKLATQLDKLEKSDINYPQYLAMELDRLGFHITDNLKISKAMRSDPSNVEVFKIIKTDAQKIEFARGFLDN; encoded by the exons ATGGAAGCTGGAGGTAGCAGTAACGATAATAGGTGGGGTGAATCTAGGCGTACATGGAGTAGAGGTGAGGAAGAAGCTTTGCTGGTTCTTTTAGATGAagctgtagctagtgggcaacgtTGTGATACGGGAGCATTTAAACCTGGTACACTTAATATGATTGAGCGGCAACTGGCTGAAATGTGTCCTAACTCGGGATTGCGAGcaactccacatattgaatCGAAGCtaaaaaagtggaagaagcaatatggCATCATATACGACATGCTgaacaaaagtggatttggatggaatgacactcttaaatgtgtggagATTGATAGTGACGATGCTTggaaagcatatgtgcag agtaatccaAGTGCAAAAAGTTGGAGAGATAAACCTTTCCCGATATATGAGaggcttgctaatatttttgggaaggatcgggcaacaggacatggagcacaaactccaattgatttagttaatgatataaatatggagCCTGATAATGACCAATTTGATGATGTGGGTTCTCCAATGTCTATGAATCAAACACATAGTCAACTGCCCACACAATCCCAATTAAGAGGTAAGAGGAAAGCTCAATCGAAGGATGTTGACATCGTTAGCGGGTTAAACAATGTAGCAGATAAGTTTATAGATAAATTGGCTACACAGTTAGACAAGTTGGAGAAGTCTGATATCAACtatccacaatacttagctatggagcttgacagGTTAGGATTCCATATTACtgacaatctcaaaatctctaaggcaatgagatcgGATCCATCGAACGTTGAGGTTTTCAAGATTATTAAAACCGATGCGcagaagattgaatttgctcgtggatttttggataactaa
- the LOC107412461 gene encoding uncharacterized protein LOC107412461 gives MSTTTIGAIAAARRPKWHYPPPAPTPRILHLPRRPRRKATKNNNHPTGKSISASAATAEARKKERKGKLEILFDQERAFTRAGVPIVLLEYEGESERRRKRVEEGENRWDGSVVEEEKWRFQAEMMRAECNLLRMEKRIAVKKLDRNRVKMEKILRSSVHALISGKNKISEGNNVKMVVEEEIQRLAEKLEKMRRNLERKDLESRNYNNFDKQAALLRRRLELFRGTSDKICVKEIQEMAEMSLSIKSKCRVSENLVSSDSSNVEILRRKMEGLSNGLLLERMEEEYGSMLSTANSSVASSASTSQRIEFADSSSSLVRQPYKEIVSHEENMCSGHCKAIVRRIVEQVRAETEQWSQMQEMLGKVREEMEELHASRDFWEDRALDYDYQMQSLHSAVKEWRQKAASSESRANELESKISKLSGELERLKKEEEKKEETKSKCTPSLTPWEAQNEMEKRVLVCRLKENHQTYENKSSSKHKFTSDLNKKANTKSNGLVAPKRSPFQDIGNSSVLDRQQSNANFPLHCPLPPNTSKNF, from the exons ATGTCAACAACAACTATAGGAGCAATAGCAGCAGCGAGGAGGCCCAAATGGCATTACCCACCACCAGCACCAACACCAAGAATCCTCCACTTGCCACGTAGGCCTCGTCGGAAAGCTACCAAGAACAACAACCATCCCACCGGAAAATCCATTTCGGCTTCCGCGGCGACGGCGGAGGCtcggaagaaggaaaggaaagggaaGCTGGAGATCCTTTTCGACCAAGAACGTGCATTTACAAGAGCAGGTGTTCCGATTGTGCTGTTGGAGTATGAAGGAGAAAGtgagaggaggaggaagagagtGGAGGAGGGAGAGAATCGGTGGGATGGGTCGGTTGTGGAGGAAGAGAAATGGAGGTTTCAAGCGGAGATGATGAGGGCTGAGTGCAATTTGTTGAGGATGGAGAAGCGGATTGCTGTGAAGAAGCTTGATAGGAATAGGGTTAAGATGGAGAAGATTCTCAGATCCTCTGTCCATGCTCTCATTTCT GGGAAAAATAAGATTAGTGAAGGAAACAATGTGAAGATGGTAGTGGAAGAAGAAATTCAACGACTGGCAGAGAAACTAGAGAAGATGAGGAGGAACTTAGAACGCAAGGATTTGGAATCTCGGAACTACAATAACTTTGACAAGCAAGCAGCTCTTCTTCGAAGACGGTTAGAGTTGTTTAGAGGAACATCGGATAAGATATGCGTGAAGGAGATTCAAGAGATGGCAGAAATGAGCTTGTCCATCAAATCAAAATGTAGAGTCAGTGAGAACTTAGTTTCAAGTGACAGTTCCAAT GTGGAGATCCTTAGAAGGAAAATGGAGGGGCTATCAAATGGTTTGCTATTAGAAAGGATGGAAGAGGAGTATGGATCTATGCTCTCTACAGCCAATAGTTCTGTTGCTAGTTCTGCGTCCACTTCTCAAAGAATTGAATTTGCAGATTCATCTTCTTCATTAGTGAGACAACCTTACAAG GAGATTGTATCCCACGAAGAAAATATGTGCTCAGGACATTGCAAGGCTATAGTTAGAAGAATTGTAGAACAAGTTCGAGCTGAGACAGAGCAATGGTCGCAGATGCAGGAGATGCTGGGGAAGGTAAGAGAGGAGATGGAAGAATTGCATGCTTCCAGAGACTTTTGGGAAGATCGAGCCCTTGATTATGATTACCAGATGCAATCACTACACTCTGCT gtGAAAGAATGGAGGCAGAAGGCTGCATCATCTGAATCAAGAGCaaacgagctagaatcgaaaatcTCAAAACTATCTGGGGAGCTAGAAAGGTTGAAGAAAgaggaggaaaagaaagaagaaacaaagtCAAAATGTACACCATCACTTACACCATGGGAAGCACAAAATGAAATGGAGAAGAGGGTATTGGTTTGTCGCTTGAAGGAGAATCATCAAACCTATGAAAATAAAAGCAGCAGCAAGCACAAGTTCACAAGTGATTTGAATAAAAAAGCAAACACAAAGAGCAATGGACTTGTTGCTCCGAAGAGATCACCTTTCCAAGATATTGGGAATTCATCTGTTTTAGACAGGCAGCAGAGCAACGCAAACTTCCCTTTGCATTGCCCTCTGCCCCCAAATACAAGCAAAAACTTTTAG
- the LOC112490588 gene encoding photosystem II 5 kDa protein, chloroplastic-like, producing the protein MASMTMTASSLLNGSASTITKPPTTSTPCQGLVVAKAPRASLEGQRTTVQAREESSGGRRELVVAAVAGAAWSIVKVAVAEEPKPGTPEAKKKYGPVCVTMPTARICHK; encoded by the coding sequence ATGGCATCTATGACCATGACAGCTTCTTCATTGTTAAATGGCTCAGCTTCAACCATCACCAAGCCTCCTACAACGTCGACACCCTGCCAAGGTCTCGTAGTGGCTAAGGCCCCAAGAGCCTCGTTAGAAGGGCAGCGAACCACTGTGCAAGCGAGGGAGGAGAGCAGTGGAGGGAGGAGAGAATTGGTGGTTGCAGCTGTGGCTGGAGCTGCATGGTCCATCGTTAAGGTGGCCGTGGCTGAGGAACCAAAGCCAGGTACCCCAGAAGCCAAGAAGAAATATGGTCCTGTTTGTGTCACAATGCCTACAGCTCGTATTTGCCACAAATGA
- the LOC132799617 gene encoding sulfite reductase [ferredoxin], chloroplastic-like, with protein MTTTTASFGASNAAILKDTKVQSGSFQGLKSSDSLALSTRTVPAYCVSSSNRSLIRAVSTSAKPETVTETKRSKVEIFKEQSNFIRYPLSEEILTDAPNINEAATQMIKFHGSYQQYNRDERGSRSYSFMLRTKNPCGKVPTQLYLTMDDLADQFGIGTLGLTTRQTFQLHGVLKKNLKTVMRSIIESMGSTLGACGDLNRNVLAPAAPLVRKDYLFAQQTAENIASLLTPQSGFYYDVWVDGEKVLTAEEPPEVTKARNDNSHGTNFPENQFLPENFKIAVTVPTDNSVDILTSDIGVVVVTDDDGEPQGFNLYVGGGMGRTHGIETARPRLAEPLGYVLKEEILYAVKAIVATQRDYNRRDDRKLRMKYSRMKYLISSWGIERFRRFIEQYWGRKFQPFHELPEWEFKSYLGWHEQGDGNLFCGLHVYNGSIGGKMKKTLREVIEKYNLSVRVTPNQNIILCDIRKSWKRPMTTALAQAGLRRPRYVDPLNLTAMAYPAMPLCPLAITEAERGIPDILKRIRAVFEKVGLKYSESVVVRVTGCPNGCARPYMAELGLVGDGPHSYQIWLGGKPNQTSLARPFMNKVKIQDLEKVLEPLLYHWKHKRQSKEPFGDFTTRLGFEKLKELVDKWKGLAVSASRRNLKLFADKETYEAMDSLAKLQNKSANQLAIEVIRNFVASQQNGRNE; from the exons ATGACGACGACGACGGCGTCGTTTGGAGCTTCAAACGCTGCGATTCTCAAGGACACCAAGGTTCAGAGTGGAAGCTTTCAGGGTCTCAAATCTTCCGACTCTTTGGCTCTCAGCACAAGAACTGTTCCTGCTTATTGTGTTTCTTCTTCGAACCGTTCACTCATAAGAGCCGTCTCCACG TCAGCAAAGCCTGAGACTGTTACTGAGACTAAGCGTAGCAAGGTTGAAATATTCAAAGAACAAAGTAATTTCATAAGATACCCTCTTAGTGAGGAGATATTGACAGACGCCCCTAATATAAATGAGGCTGCCACGCAAATGATCAAGTTCCATGGAAGCTATCAACAGTATAACCGAGATGAACGTGGCTCAAGGTCTTATTCATTTATGCTTCGTACAAAGAACCCTTGTGGGAAAGTACCAACCCAACTTTACTTGACGATGGATGACCTTGCTGATCAATTTGGAATTGGGACACTTGGGTTGACAACCAGACAGACATTTCAGCTCCACGGTGTTCTGAAGAAGAATCTGAAGACAGTAATGCGCAGCATTATTGAAAGTATGGGTTCAACACTTGGTGCCTGTGGTGATCTCAATAGGAATGTCCTTGCTCCTGCTGCTCCTCTTGTGAGAAAAGACTACCTTTTTGCACAGCAAACTGCAGAGAACATTGCATCACTGCTGACTCCTCAGTCTGGTTTCTACTATGATGTTTGGGTGGATGGAGAGAAAGTCTTGACAGCAGAAGAACCTCCTGAAGTGACTAAAGCCCGCAATGATAATTCTCATGGAACAAATTTCCCTGAAAATCAGTTCTTGCCGGAGAACTTCAAAATCGCTGTTACTGTACCAACGGACAACTCGGTTGATATTCTCACAAGTGATATcggtgttgttgttgttactgATGATGATGGGGAGCCTCAAGGATTCAACTTATAT GTTGGTGGTGGTATGGGAAGGACACATGGGATAGAGACTGCTCGTCCTCGGCTGGCAGAACCATTGGGTTATGTGCTCAAAGAGGAAATTTTATATGCCGTTAAGGCTATTGTTGCTACACAACGGGATTACAATAGAAGAGATGATCGTAAGTTGAGAATGAAGTATAGTAGAATGAAGTATTTGATCAGTTCCTGGGGGATTGAGAGGTTTAGAAGATTTATTGAGCAATACTGGGGAAGGAAATTCCAGCCTTTCCATGAGTTGCCAGAGTGGGAATTTAAAAGTTACTTGGGATGGCATGAGCAG GGTGATGGCAATTTATTTTGTGGGCTCCATGTTTATAATGGTAGTATAGGGGGGAAGATGAAAAAGACATTGAGGGAGGTCATAGAAAAATATAATCTGAGTGTGCGGGTCACACCTAATCAAAATATCATCTTGTGTGATATTCGCAAGTCATGGAAGCGTCCCATGACCACAGCTCTTGCGCAAGCTGGTTTGCgg CGTCCTAGGTATGTAGACCCCCTCAACTTAACTGCAATGGCATACCCAGCGATGCCTCTTTGCCCACTAGCAATAACTGAAGCTGAACGAGGAATACCTGACATCCTTAAGCGGATTCGAGCAGTATTTGAGAAG GTTGGTCTGAAGTACAGTGAATCTGTGGTTGTAAGGGTAACTGGCTGTCCAAATGGTTGTGCCAGACCGTACATGGCTGAACTGGGTCTGGTCGGTGATGGTCCCCACAGTTATCAg ATTTGGCTTGGGGGAAAACCTAATCAAACCTCATTAGCAAGACCCTTCATGAACAAGGTTAAGATTCAAGACCTTGAAAAAGTGTTGGAACCGTTACTTTACCACTGGAAGCACAAACGGCAATCTAAAGAGCCATTCGGGGACTTCACAACTCGCTTG GGATTTGAGAAACTTAAAGAATTGGTTGACAAATGGAAGGGTCTAGCGGTGTCTGCATCTCGCCGTAATCTGAAGCTTTTTGCCGACAAGGAGACATACGAGGCCATGGATTCACTTGCAAAACTGCAGAACAAGAGTGCAAATCAATTGGCCATAGAAGTAATACGCAATTTCGTGGCTTCCCAGCAGAATGGTAGAAATGAGTGA